AGACTTTATATTTAGAAAGTGCATTTTCCACCTTGTCGTCCTCCGCGGACTCTTCCTTAGAATGTGAGGGGGAATGTCCTTCCTGGTTATGAGGACCTACTTCAGCCTCCAGTGCCAGGACTAACAGTGAGCTCTGAGAGGATTGTGAGGTGGACAACTGACTTAAGGATGGATTTGTGAGCGAAGTTCGAAAAGTATGAATGGTGGCATCCAGTTCCTTTTTGACTGATGCAATCAAACTGTTGCATGCGGAAGAAGCCTCCTTCCTTAACTAAAGAGTTAATGTATGCTTGACAGTGTCTTTTTCCAGCCTTCAGGTAGTTTTATTTTGCATGAAGGGCATTTTCTTTTAACCCCcaggtcagagctcttggcctgcatGACAAGGGAAAAAAGGAACAGAAAAACAAAACCATCCTAGCGAGTCAGCCTGAACTCTTCCAATATggtcaccacaggtgcacagtgagaaaacaAAGTCTCCTGTGCCCATACAGGCCATACTACCAGGGGGAAACCAAACTCAAATTCCACTGATGAgataaagggagagagagagacctcaAAGTAACTTAGAGCAGAGCACCCATCTGCCCCTTAACTGGGTCTTGCTGatgcctgtcccacttgctgcgGTTCCCAAATCCATCCTGGTACTGCAGCACGATGCATGTGGCTAAACGCTGGTTGTGGACTCCATTAGCGCCTCTGCGTCAGACCGGAACTGGAAATTTAGGCACCAGACCCgtttctccctcctccccctggaaATTACGCCATGCGCCCGCTCCTAGGATGCCGCCCCACTTCCTGGTACCCCACTTCCTGGTACCTCACTTCTGGCACCTCACTTCCGGCAGATGCAGTCCTCTGGCTGCCCATCCCAAGATGGCGTCGGCATTcagaaaagcgacctgaaaaaaaaaaaaaaaaaaaaaaaaaaaaaaaaaaaaaagggatgtccGCCATCACTCGCCGTTGCCTGGAAGCGGCAACCCTTAGAGCAATCACAGCTCTCCCCaagcactgacgagggagaaggagcctaTCCAACAGATTCTGCATCACCCTGTCACCCTGTCGAAATGGGAGGAACTTTCTCTCTGAggcagggaaaggaaaaaaaaaaaaaaaaaaaaatggtggagcagggagcctggcctctcaggacagcaccttgagagctccCGACTCCCCACTAAGTGTTCCCtaccggaggaaacacaaaaactggcaacatgtgggaaggagcctccttttaaagtttggtggaggtgtgtttcctgtcgaCAAGTGGGAGGAACCACTCTCTCAGCTGTTCTAaaagacgtttagggaaaattacttaggacccccaaacattatattttttttttagtagagaccctagagaataaaatggtggttgttgcaatattttatatcgcactgcatttgcacagcagtcttttaaatgcattttttggggaaaaattaatgaattaaaaaaaaaaaaaacagtaaagttaccccaattttttttgtataacgtgaaagattttATGCTGCGAGAATCGTTAACTTTgagccaagcaaaaaaaaaattaataaataaaaaataaagggaatctcattttggccagaattgtgcagctctaattctAAGCAAACTGTAAGCCACATGTACATAATATGTAGTGCTTTCCCATCTACATATATGGGTCTTTTCCAGACAAATACTTTTTATAAGAGATTTAGTTAATTGTATAAATTACATACATCATTTAGTTCGACATCAGAGTCCTCCGGGAAGTCAGGATGAATGTCACCAGAGCCATCTGGAGGAGCCACAACCACTTCATCTCCATCTCTGAACTCTCCACACTCTGCTATTACACAcggctggacaaaaaaaaaaacaaaacaaaaacagactaGGATTAGGTAAAAGCCACAATTTCTTCTATATCAAAACCTGCCAATTATAGATAGCATAATGTAGCAACTACAGTTATACTGGATcaccactaaaaaaaaaagtagactttAGTAATGACAGAATAAATGTAAAGGTTAACGCTTATAATCTttacatagagcagtggttctcaactgctGTCCTCGGGACCCATTAACatgccagattttatgtattaccttgggggagatgcagactagaatactgcaatcactgagcagcaaatgatatcacctgtgatgcatttcagttatcttgcaaacctgacctgttagtgggtcctgaggacaggagctaagaaccactgatgtagaggcTCCAATGCCAAGCCACTGGCCATGAAGTCCCTGCAGAAGGATTCTGTGGGACTGACAATCACAGCAGGTCTTCAGCACTGACCACCCTACCATCAGACTGGTTACACGTCCTGGTGCGGACCTGAATAAATGTTcatttaactggttcaatacagggcattttcacccactTCCTTCCCTGACCACTTTTTAGTTTTCAGCaatgtcgcactttaaacgacaattgcacggtcgtgcgacgttgtacccaaacaaaactgacttccttttttccccacaaatagagctttcttttgatggtatttgatcacctctgcgttttttattttttgcgctataaacaaaaaaagagcgacaattttgaaaaaaaaacacaatattttttgctataataaatatcccaatttttttttaactaatttttttctcagtttcggctgatacgtattcttctacatattttttgtaaaaaaaaaaaaaaaaaaatcgcaataagcgtatattgattggtttgcgcaaaagttatagcgtctacaaaatacgggatagatttatggcattttttttttttttttttttactagtaatagcggcgatcgcgatttttttcgtgactgcgacattatggcggacacatcgaacacttttgacacttttttgggaccattcacatttatacagcaatcaatgctataaaattgcattgattactgtataaatgtgacaggcggggaaggggataaccactagggggagacgaggggttaaatgtttcctaggggagtgattataaatgtagggggcggggacgtacaaggggaggagaccgatcagtgttcctctgtactgggaacacagatcggtctcctctcaactggcaggacgtggatctgtgtgtttacacacacagatccacggtccggcccggttaacgggcaatcgcgggtgcccggcggacgggcacacacaccgggtcccgagtaacgcggcgggcacgcgcccctagacggccgggaagcccaggccgtcatatgatgtccacccagaatgggagatcccatctgtggacgtcatttgactatggccgggtagtgaaggggttaaaaaaggtTACAATTTCCATTCTCACTTTTATCTGATGGTTTTACTGTACGTTCGTATAAACTTTCACTAAAACTGCAAGGTTTATTTTAGAAATGCTTACGGTTGGCAACTTACCTTCTTAGGCAGTTCGCCCTGAAGTTCAACATTTTCCAGCATTTTTACAATGCCATACCCTTTAAGTACTTGGCCAAATACAACATGTTTCCCATCTAAATGAGGTGTTGGCACAGTTATGATGAAGAACTGAGAGCCATTGGTGTTTGGTCCTGCATTAGCCAGACTGAGCAAGCCTTCCCTGTCATGCTGAAGAGAGAAATAAACACAACATACAATTAGAAAAATAATCACCTTGCCAAACATCCCTGACTTCCAtttaccttgcatttttttttttttttaaacaccactAGGAATTAAATTAGTAATCCATATATCTGCAGCGCAACTCACAAGAGGCCCCTGCTCTTGTCTCAAAGTATCCACAGACTTAAATGACATGTGTATTGACAGAATATGGGATCTGTCATTGATTACATCTCCCTGAAGAAAGTAACAGCTGACTGGCTGGAATGCTGATTGTAATGCCTTTAAAGTTTAAGTTCACTtttgggaaataaaaataaatgcattttatttttcagtgatcagtgatgatccgccccgtgaacacccgcttcctcagcggggatcgctccgccaatccccactgagcaggaagatgacaggtccatcactgcacactgtgcagcgacggacctgtcagagcgccgctctcccctatgggggatcggatgatgacggaccgtagagtccgtcgtcacccgatccgataacggatggaaaagtagggttttcctccgttacacttttcggatcggagcgggtcggatgtcagcggacaggtcaccgctgacatccgacgctccatagggatacatgtatgtccgtttttcatccgaaaacggaaggatgaaaaacggacatacggactccccgtgtgaaagagcccttaggctctGTTTACACTTGTGTAATGCCAAAGTTGCAGTTTCCattgtgactttgatgcaactttacattctctggcactcaagtcgcacCAAAATAGCACAgtaaccttttcaaagttgctgtgaCTATGTTGCATATATCCAAATGGGTGCAACATCATCTGAATGTTCATTAAAATAATAACAGCTTTATGTATGAGAAGTTTGGTAAATGGATAAATGTGTTGCTGCCCACAACAACAACTAGAACTAGAGTCGTGTACAATGTAGGTCTACCTACAAGACAAGGCGACTTAAGCGTATATTAATAGAAAAACTGTTTTTGTAATACTGTAGCTACCTTATAATGAAAGTTTTCATCCTCAAACTTCTCTCCGTATATACTTTCACCACCAGTTCCATCTTGATTAGAGAAATCTCCCCCCTGGATCATGAATTTcttaataactaaaaaaaaaacaaaaaagtttaaagaaaaacATAAACACGCTGTTTTTGAGatacagtaagcatatattgataaaGCATATTTCAATTAATAAATGCTTCCTTTATAAACACTTACCCCTATGGAAAGGACATCCTTTGAAATGCAGAGGCTTTCCTGTTGTCTTCCCTATACCTTTCTCCCCAGTGCACAGAGCGCGGAAGTTCTCAGCTGTTTTAGGGACAACATCTGCAAACAATTCCAGCACAATGCgaccaactaaaaaaaaaacaaacaaaaaaagaaaaaaaaacattatctatAAATTATGATGGTCATCTAAGAATTATAATGAGCCATAACGCACAGTCAGGAAAACAACAGACTCGTCAACCTCAACATTctatttaaaaatattaaacaatTAGTTCTCAAAATTTCACTAGTCCCTTTAT
This window of the Aquarana catesbeiana isolate 2022-GZ linkage group LG01, ASM4218655v1, whole genome shotgun sequence genome carries:
- the PPID gene encoding peptidyl-prolyl cis-trans isomerase D; this translates as MSNPSPSNRPSNPGNPRVFFDIDIGGEPVGRIVLELFADVVPKTAENFRALCTGEKGIGKTTGKPLHFKGCPFHRVIKKFMIQGGDFSNQDGTGGESIYGEKFEDENFHYKHDREGLLSLANAGPNTNGSQFFIITVPTPHLDGKHVVFGQVLKGYGIVKMLENVELQGELPKKPCVIAECGEFRDGDEVVVAPPDGSGDIHPDFPEDSDVELNDVEKIVSIAEDVKNIGNNLFKSQNWEMAVKKYNKALRYVESCKDVTGDDNISKLNPIAVSCNLNIGACKLKMSDFRAAVESCNEALEIDPSNTKALYRRAQGWQGLKDYEQALEDLKKAHELTPEDKAIGSEILRVKHRIKEQKEKERAVYAKMFA